A single region of the Onychomys torridus chromosome 11, mOncTor1.1, whole genome shotgun sequence genome encodes:
- the Serpinb2 gene encoding plasminogen activator inhibitor 2 has translation MEELSTANTMFALSTLKFIEKTNSAQNIFFSPWSISSTLALVFLGARGDTEQQMANVLHFNKVGGYDITTGTPENVNGCDFTQQIQRKNYPDAILQIQARDKIHSSFNSLSSAINTCSGDYLLESANKLFGEKSGRFEEEYIQLSERYYSAEPEAVDFRKCAEEARMKINSWVKTQTKGEIPNLLPEGSVDEDTMMVLVNAVYFKGKWKIPFQKKLNKLYPFRVNLHDSIPVQMMYLREKLNIGYIKDLKTQVLELPYVGDISMFLLLPDEIDDASTGLELLESEINFDKFNKWISKDTMAEDDVEVYIPQFKLEQHYELKSILRSMGMEDAFNKNKANFSGMSQRNDLFLSEVFHQATVDVNEEGTVATGGTGAVMTGRTGHGGPQFVADHPFIFFIIHKSTNVILFCGRFSSP, from the exons ATGGAAGAACTTTCCACGGCAAATACCATGTTTGCCCTCAGTACCCTCAAGTTCATAGAAAAAACAAACTCTGCCCAGAACATCTTTTTCTCTCCGTGGAGCATCTCATCCACCTTGGCCCTAGTTTTCCTCGGTGCCAGGGGTGACACTGAACAGCAGATGGCTAAT GTGCTGCACTTTAACAAAGTTGGTGGCTATGACATCACCACGGGAACCCCAGAGAATGTCAATGGCTGTGATTTCACGCAGCAGATACAGAGGAAAAATTATCCTGATGCTATTTTACAG ATACAAGCAAGAGATAAAATTCATTCATCTTTCAACTCTCTCAGCTCTGCAATCAACACATGCTCAGGAGATTATTTATTGGAAAGTGCCAATAAGCTGTTTGGAGAGAAGTCTGGTAGATTCGAGGAA GAATACATACAACTCAGTGAGAGATACTACTctgcagagccagaggcagtcGACTTCCGGAAATGTGCCGAGGAGGCTAGAATGAAAATCAATTCCTGGGTCAAGACTCAAACCAAAG GTGAAATTCCAAACCTGCTACCCGAAGGCTCTGTGGATGAAGACACCATGATGGTACTGGTGAACGCTGTCTACTTCAAAGGAAAGTGGAAAATTCCATTTCAGAAGAAACTCAACAAGCTTTATCCTTTCCGTGTGAACTTG CATGACAGCATACCTGTTCAGATGATGTACCTACGTGAAAAGCTGAACATTGGATACATAAAGGACCTAAAGACTCAGGTCCTAGAGCTTCCTTATGTTGGAGATATCAGTATGTTCCTGCTGCTTCCTGATGAGATTGATGATGCGTCCACTGGCTTGGAGTTG CTGGAAAGTGAAATAAACTTTGATAAATTCAACAAGTGGATCAGTAAAGACACAATGGCTGAAGATGACGTTGAGGTCTACATTCCTCAGTTCAAACTAGAACAACATTATGAACTCAAATCCATTCTGAGAAGCATGGGCATGGAGGATGCCTTCAATAAGAACAAAGCCAACTTCTCAGGAATGTCCCAGAGGAatgacctttttctttctgaggtgTTCCATCAAGCCACAGTGGACGTCAATGAGGAGGGCACTGTAGCTACTGGTGGCACTGGGGCAGTTATGACAGGGAGAACTGGTCACGGAGGCCCACAGTTTGTGGCAGATCatccctttattttctttatcattcacAAAAGTAccaatgtgattttattttgtggtaGATTCTCCTCACCTTAA